Proteins encoded in a region of the Prunus persica cultivar Lovell chromosome G4, Prunus_persica_NCBIv2, whole genome shotgun sequence genome:
- the LOC18779332 gene encoding L-type lectin-domain containing receptor kinase IX.1, with the protein MALQSLNLLLSLLFFLFSPLATPLTFNFPSFSNATTNISLEGVADIDSNLIRLTKNPGENGNVGRATYHEPFLLRENATGKLADFTTTFAFIIDSGHADGMVFFVAPNGSLLNSAVGSGSKLGLPVEDLPGDISRTQYPFVAVEFDIFKNPVPTINDPDGDHVGINVNSLKSNITMPWNGGIEEGKQNSARISYNSSSKNLSVAFTSFQNGTNGTQVEVINYLSYMVDLKQYLPDWVIIGFSAATGNEVAVHKIVSWNFTSTALVDEPKSGNANANIGLPIGLGVGGCLILVAGLGLVWLIFWKKGKAAGEHDENPFTNSFIHEELEKGIGPRKFSYRELARATKNFEEGEKLGEGGFGGVYKGFIKDLNSHVAVKRISSGSKQGLKEYASEVRIISRLRHRNLVQLIGWCHEKKELMLVYEFMPNGSLDSHLFKEKGLLTWQIRYSIAQGLASGLFYLHEEWEQCVLHRDIKSSNIMLDSNFNVKLGDFGLARLVDHGKQSQTTNVAGTRGYMALEYVTTGKASMESDIYSFGVVALEIACGRKPIDLSLENSQIEMVEWVWELYGEGTLIQAADPKLCGHFDEKQMECLMIVGLWCAHPDYKFRPSIQQVIQVLNFEVPLPILPSKMPVATYFAPPTSLSTVTTDTTSSERGQTESHNAVITPIPHNLPHLLQQNSSPSKTFQSPR; encoded by the coding sequence ACTCCAATCACTAAACCTTCTTCTATCCCTCCTCTTCTTTCTGTTCAGCCCTCTTGCAACTCCTTTAACCTTCAATTTCCCAAGCTTTTCCAATGCCACCACCAACATATCCCTCGAGGGTGTTGCTGATATTGATAGCAACCTCATCAGACTCACCAAAAACCCCGGAGAAAATGGGAACGTCGGTCGAGCCACCTATCATGAGCCCTTCCTCCTCCGGGAAAATGCCACTGGAAAACTAGCTGATTTTACCACAACTTTCGCATTCATAATAGATTCAGGCCACGCAGATGGGATGGTGTTCTTTGTTGCGCCAAACGGATCCTTACTCAACAGCGCAGTAGGAAGTGGTAGCAAGCTCGGCCTCCCTGTCGAAGACCTCCCCGGCGACATCTCAAGGACTCAGTATCCATTTGTGGCAGTGGAGTTTGATATCTTCAAGAATCCAGTGCCAACCATCAATGATCCTGACGGCGATCATGTTGGTATCAATGTCAACTCTCTCAAGTCTAATATTACCATGCCTTGGAATGGTGGTATTGaggaaggaaaacaaaacagtGCTCGGATTAGTTATAACTCTAGCTCAAAAAATCTCAGTGTTGCCTTCACAAGTTTCCAAAATGGTACAAATGGTACCCAAGTTGAGGTAATCAATTATCTTTCTTACATGGTTGATCTGAAACAATACTTGCCGGATTGGGTCATCATTGGGTTCTCTGCTGCAACAGGTAATGAGGTTGCTGTGCATAAGATTGTCTCATGGAATTTTACTTCAACTGCTCTGGTTGATGAACCCAAGTCAGGAAATGCGAATGCCAATATAGGACTCCCAATTGGTTTGGGTGTTGGTGGGTGCCTAATCTTGGTTGCtgggttgggtttggtttggcTCATTTTTTGGAAGAAGGGGAAAGCAGCAGGGGAACATGATGAGAATCCTTTCACTAATAGCTTTATTCATGAGGAACTTGAAAAGGGCATTGGCCCAAGGAAGTTTTCCTACCGCGAGTTGGCTCGAGCAACGAAAAAttttgaagagggagagaaacTCGGAGAGGGAGGATTTGGAGGTGTGTATAAAGGCTTCATAAAAGACTTAAACTCACATGTTGCTGTTAAGAGGATATCCAGCGGATCTAAACAAGGATTGAAAGAGTATGCATCAGAAGTGAGGATCATTAGTAGACTAAGGCATCGGAATTTGGTGCAACTCATTGGTTGGTGccatgaaaaaaaagaactcaTGCTTGTCTATGAGTTCATGCCCAATGGCAGTTTAGATTCTCAtcttttcaaagaaaaaggctTGTTAACTTGGCAGATAAGATACAGTATTGCTCAAGGTTTGGCCTCTGGGTTATTTTATCTACATGAAGAATGGGAACAGTGTGTGCTCCACAGGGATATTAAGTCCAGCAACATTAtgttggattcaaatttcaatgTGAAACTTGGGGATTTTGGGTTAGCTCGACTTGTGGACCATGGAAAACAGtcacaaacaacaaatgtTGCTGGAACCAGGGGTTATATGGCTCTGGAATACGTTACCACAGGAAAGGCTAGCATGGAGTCCGATATCTACAGCTTTGGAGTCGTTGCTTTGGAAATTGCTTGCGGGAGGAAACCCATTGATCTCAGTTTAGAAAATAGCCAAATCGAAATGGTGGAGTGGGTGTGGGAGCTTTATGGAGAAGGCACACTTATTCAAGCAGCCGATCCAAAACTTTGTGGACATTTTGATGAGAAACAAATGGAGTGCTTGATGATTGTTGGGTTGTGGTGTGCTCATCCGGATTATAAATTCAGACCTTCAATACAACAAGTGATCCAAGTGCTTAACTTTGAGGTTCCATTGCCCATTCTCCCATCCAAGATGCCGGTGGCCACCTATTTTGCTCCTCCAACATCACTCTCAACGGTGACCACTGACACTACTAGTTCTGAAAGAGGTCAAACAGAGTCTCACAACGCGGTTATAACACCGATTCCTCACAATTTACCCCATCTTCTACAACAAAATTCGTCTCCATCAAAAACATTTCAGTCTCCACGATAA